In Molothrus aeneus isolate 106 chromosome 3, BPBGC_Maene_1.0, whole genome shotgun sequence, a single genomic region encodes these proteins:
- the GPCPD1 gene encoding glycerophosphocholine phosphodiesterase GPCPD1 translates to MTSCQVTFEVRGPSAPGEVFAICGSCSALGNWNPQLAVVLQTPDDIFEKRWKTTVELPRGIPVQYRYFKGYFLEPKTIDGPCEVIVHTWETHLQPRSITPLENKITVDDGHFGICNGIKTVDAGWLTCQTEIRLRLHYSEKPPVLISKKKFKTSRFRVKLTLEGLEKDDDEEGQDKTSPTVPQKMANTVEFSLISNEDYKCRHSQPDCGYALQPDRWIEYTIQTMEPDNLELIFDFFEEDLGEKVVQDDVLPGHVGSACLLSSTIAELGKSAGVLTLAIMSRNPRKTIGKVRVDYIIIKPIQGYTCDMQASYARYWKPRTTLDVGHRGAGNSTTTTKLAKVQENTIASLRSAASHGAAFVEFDVHLSKDHVPIVYHDLTCCMAMKKKLDTEPLELFEIAVKELTFDQLQLLKLAHVTALKVKDHNASFNEEENSAFEMQPFPSLQRVLESVPNDVGFDIEIKWISQQRDGQWDGNLSTYFDMNLFLDIILKTVLMNAGRRRIVFSSFHADICTMIRHKQNKYPVLFLTQGESKLYPELMDLRSRTTPIAINFAQFENLLGISVHSEDLLRNPAFITRAISKGLVIFSWGDDTNDPDNRKKLREYGVHGLIYDRIYDSNPVQPNIFQVEQLERLKRELPELKSCVSPSVSHFKSITPCKCHHCCMEEKPVDNLKSFQMKKD, encoded by the exons ATGACCTCTTGTCAAGTCACTTTTGAAGTAAGGGGACCATCAGCACCAG gAGAGGTTTTTGCAATAtgtgggagctgcagtgctTTGGGAAATTGGAATCCCCAGCTTGCAGTGGTCCTCCAGACTCCGGATGA tatATTTGAGAAAAGATGGAAAACTACTGTAGAGCTTCCTAGAGGAATTCCTGTTCAGTATCGGTATTTTAAAGGATATTTTCTAGAACCTAAG ACTATCGATGGTCCCTGCGAAGTCATAGTTCACACGTGGGAGACTCATCTACAACCACGATCAATTACCCCTTTAG aaaataaaattactgtcGATGATGGACACTTTGGAATCTGTA ATGGTATTAAAACTGTGGATGCTGGGTGGCTGACATGTCAGACAGAAATCAGGCTACGTCTGCATTATTCTGAGAAACCCCCTGTACTGATTTCtaagaagaaatttaaaacatCAAGATTTAG AGTAAAATTGACCCTAGAAGGCCTAGAGAAAGATGATGATGAAGAGGGCCAAGACAAGACATCCCCTACTGTTCCCCAGAAAATGGCAAACACGGTGGAATTCTCCTTGATCAGTAACGAGGACTACAAATGTCGGCACTCTCAGCCAGACTGTGGCTATGCCTTGCAGCCAGACCGATGGATAGAATACACAATACAAACCATGGAGCCTGATAACTTGGAGttgatatttgatttttttgag gaaGATTTAGGTGAGAAGGTAGTACAAGATGATGTACTCCCAGGTCACGTAGGCTCTGCCTGCCTCCTGTCATCCACAATTGCAGAACTTGGAAAGAGTGCTGGAGTTCTTACACTTGCCATTATGAGCAGAAATCCAAGGAAGACAATTGGAAAAGTTAGAG tggaCTACATAATTATCAAACCTATCCAGGGATACACTTGTGATATGCAGGCTTCATATGCAAGGTACTGGAAACCAAGAACAACTCTGGATGTTGGACACAGGGGAGCAGGGAATTCTACAACAACCACTAA GCTTGCTAAAGTTCAAGAGAACACCATTGCATCCCTCAGGAGTGCTGCTAGTCAT GGAGCAGCATTTGTGGAATTTGATGTACATCTTTCTAAAGATCATGTGCCTATAGTATACCACGATCTCACATGTTGCATGGCCATGAAAAAG AAACTGGACACGGAGCCTTTGGAACTGTTTGAGATTGCAGTCAAAGAACTCACATTTGATCAGCTGCAGTTATTAAAG CTGGCTCACGTGACGGCCCTGAAAGTAAAAGATCACAATG CATCTTTTAACGAGGAAGAGAACTCTGCTTTTGAGATGCAGCCGTTTCCTTCTCTCCAAAGA GTCCTGGAGTCTGTTCCTAACGATGTTGGGTTTGACATAGAAATAAAATGGATCTCCCAACAAAGA gaTGGCCAATGGGATGGCAACTTGTCAACTTACTTTGATATGAACCTTTTTCTAGATATTATTCTGAAAACTGTTTTAATGAATGCTGGACGAagaagaattgtgttttcttcttttcacgCAGATATATGTACAAT GATCCGACATAAGCAAAACAAGTATCCTGTGTTATTTCTCACCCAAGGGGAATCTAAACTCTATCCAGAGCTCATGGATCTTAGATCTCGCACAACTCCAATTGCCATTAACTTTGCACAGTTTGAAAACTTGCTG GGAATTAGTGTGCATTCTGAAGACCTGCTGAGGAATCCAGCATTTATTACACGGGCCATATCCAAAGGCCTGGTTATTTTTTCATGGGGTGATGATACAAATGACCCGGATAACAGGAAGAAGCTGAGAGAATATGGTGTTCATGGGTTAATATATGACAG GATATACGACTCAAATCCTGTACAACCAAATATATTCCAAGTGGAGCAGCTGGAACGTCTCAAGAGAGAGCTGCCAGAGTTGAAAAGCTGTGTGTCCCCCTCAGTTAGCCACTTCAAATCCATAACTCCATGTAAATGCCATCATTGTTGCATGGAAGAGAAACCTGTAGATAACTTGAAGAGCTTTCAGATGAAGAAGGACTAA
- the MAL gene encoding myelin and lymphocyte protein isoform X1, protein MSSSTSTSTLPSGLAVLTTFPDVLFIPEIIFGGLVWILVASSKVLEPMLQGWVMFVSVFCFVMSISLLCLYICGAHGGGGSCWVTLDAICHSTAALFYLSAAVLEAYMTHLLGISVYLSQEYRENIAAVVFAFVATLLYVIHKVFSLLRWKSS, encoded by the exons ATGTCTTCCTCAACTTCCACCAGCACTTTGCCCAGCGGCCTGGCCGTCCTGACGACCTTCCCAGATGTGCTCTTCATCCCTGAAATC ATCTTTGGGGGCCTTGTGTGGATCCTGGTGGCATCCTCGAAGGTCCTAGAACccatgctgcagggctgggtgatgTTTGTCTCCGTGTTCTGCTTCGTCATGTCCATCTCTCTCCTGTGCCTCTACATCTGTGGGGCtcatggcggcggcggcagctgcTGGGTCACCTTG GATGCCATCTGCCACAGCACGGCAGCGCTGTTCTACCTCAGCGCCGCCGTGCTGGAAGCCTACATGACCCATTTGCTTGGCATCTCCGTGTACCTGTCACAGGAGTACAGAGAGAACATTGCTGCTGTG GTCTTTGCATTCGTGGCCACCCTGCTGTATGTGATCCACAAGGTGTTCTCGCTCCTGCGGTGGAAATCGTCCTGA
- the MAL gene encoding myelin and lymphocyte protein isoform X2 gives MSSSTSTSTLPSGLAVLTTFPDVLFIPEIDAICHSTAALFYLSAAVLEAYMTHLLGISVYLSQEYRENIAAVVFAFVATLLYVIHKVFSLLRWKSS, from the exons ATGTCTTCCTCAACTTCCACCAGCACTTTGCCCAGCGGCCTGGCCGTCCTGACGACCTTCCCAGATGTGCTCTTCATCCCTGAAATC GATGCCATCTGCCACAGCACGGCAGCGCTGTTCTACCTCAGCGCCGCCGTGCTGGAAGCCTACATGACCCATTTGCTTGGCATCTCCGTGTACCTGTCACAGGAGTACAGAGAGAACATTGCTGCTGTG GTCTTTGCATTCGTGGCCACCCTGCTGTATGTGATCCACAAGGTGTTCTCGCTCCTGCGGTGGAAATCGTCCTGA
- the MAL gene encoding myelin and lymphocyte protein isoform X3, with the protein MSSSTSTSTLPSGLAVLTTFPDVLFIPEIIFGGLVWILVASSKVLEPMLQGWVMFVSVFCFVMSISLLCLYICGAHGGGGSCWVTLVFAFVATLLYVIHKVFSLLRWKSS; encoded by the exons ATGTCTTCCTCAACTTCCACCAGCACTTTGCCCAGCGGCCTGGCCGTCCTGACGACCTTCCCAGATGTGCTCTTCATCCCTGAAATC ATCTTTGGGGGCCTTGTGTGGATCCTGGTGGCATCCTCGAAGGTCCTAGAACccatgctgcagggctgggtgatgTTTGTCTCCGTGTTCTGCTTCGTCATGTCCATCTCTCTCCTGTGCCTCTACATCTGTGGGGCtcatggcggcggcggcagctgcTGGGTCACCTTG GTCTTTGCATTCGTGGCCACCCTGCTGTATGTGATCCACAAGGTGTTCTCGCTCCTGCGGTGGAAATCGTCCTGA
- the MAL gene encoding myelin and lymphocyte protein isoform X4, whose protein sequence is MSSSTSTSTLPSGLAVLTTFPDVLFIPEIVFAFVATLLYVIHKVFSLLRWKSS, encoded by the exons ATGTCTTCCTCAACTTCCACCAGCACTTTGCCCAGCGGCCTGGCCGTCCTGACGACCTTCCCAGATGTGCTCTTCATCCCTGAAATC GTCTTTGCATTCGTGGCCACCCTGCTGTATGTGATCCACAAGGTGTTCTCGCTCCTGCGGTGGAAATCGTCCTGA